The Vitis vinifera cultivar Pinot Noir 40024 chromosome 12, ASM3070453v1 genome has a segment encoding these proteins:
- the LOC132254772 gene encoding non-specific lipid-transfer protein A-like, whose product MKAFFFLASLCILIIAGSHCRALQPTIGIEPMHDPIEPDVFECGRAAAVRGECFPYLSGMESKPLPSCCDGVKMIVQMLAKPEDKLLGCRCLKEASSYFHTIKETAISDLSKACHLDFTLFSGDVCKSYK is encoded by the coding sequence ATGAAGGCCTtcttcttccttgcatctctatGCATCCTGATCATAGCAGGATCACACTGCAGGGCACTGCAACCAACCATTGGAATCGAGCCGATGCATGATCCTATTGAGCCTGATGTGTTTGAATGCGGCCGAGCTGCTGCAGTTCGAGGAGAATGCTTCCCTTACTTGAGTGGGATGGAGTCTAAGCCATTGCCATCTTGCTGCGATGGTGTTAAAATGATTGTTCAAATGCTTGCCAAACCAGAAGATAAGCTACTTGGGTGTAGGTGCTTAAAGGAAGCCTCTTCCTACTTTCACACCATCAAGGAAACCGCCATCTCTGATCTTTCCAAAGCCTGCCACCTCGACTTCACTTTGTTTTCTGGTGATGTTTGTAAGAGCTACAAGTAG